In one Desulfoferula mesophila genomic region, the following are encoded:
- a CDS encoding OmpA family protein: protein MQRLRKKSIGISLMVLGVIAVFAVSGCAGNGGMSTMTDTTKGGIIGGAGGAAIGAIIDHSNPWAGALIGAAGGALTGAVVGHFMDDRKKDLEKALAPQINAGEASVQILADNALLVTETGSTAFAPGSAVVNSGFIPTLQTIANVVNTYGKTTIVVIGHPDSTGTQAQRQTLANQRAEAIRTMLLGMGVAPVLVTASGNPNSRYMDGRAEVVIHPVVSS, encoded by the coding sequence GTGCAAAGATTGAGGAAAAAATCCATCGGTATTAGTCTGATGGTGCTGGGGGTTATCGCCGTGTTTGCCGTTTCGGGCTGCGCCGGAAACGGCGGTATGTCCACCATGACCGACACCACCAAAGGCGGCATAATCGGCGGAGCCGGCGGGGCGGCCATCGGAGCCATCATCGACCATTCCAACCCGTGGGCCGGTGCCTTGATCGGGGCCGCCGGCGGAGCGCTCACCGGGGCCGTGGTGGGCCATTTCATGGATGACCGCAAGAAGGACCTGGAAAAAGCCCTGGCGCCCCAGATCAATGCCGGAGAGGCTTCGGTGCAGATTCTGGCCGACAACGCCCTGCTGGTGACGGAGACCGGCTCCACGGCGTTTGCTCCCGGCTCGGCGGTGGTCAATTCCGGTTTCATACCCACGCTGCAGACGATCGCCAACGTGGTCAACACCTACGGCAAGACGACGATCGTGGTGATCGGCCATCCCGACAGCACCGGTACCCAGGCCCAGAGGCAGACGCTGGCCAACCAGCGGGCCGAGGCGATCCGGACCATGCTGCTGGGGATGGGGGTTGCGCCCGTGCTGGTGACGGCTTCCGGCAATCCCAACAGCCGCTACATGGACGGCAGGGCCGAGGTGGTTATCCATCCCGTGGTCTCCTCCTAA
- a CDS encoding alpha-hydroxy acid oxidase, giving the protein MTLGEIYTKGEQDLMSRELGFALGSVETGWVGANNRAVFDRWALRQKAINAPPSAETSVNFLGVDISAPVVMSAITMPIPGICEDGLLKVAQGLAEAGSVMWTGTPIPQDLQGLLATGVPLIASVKPYEDRDRLKADVEKITAEGVGMISLEIDAAMGTKIQDKPMATGCAPLSFAELQELRGLIKGKMIAKGVLSVPDAQLCVQAGVDAVVLSNHGAHTIDYLPHPLQVAQEVVAAIDGRAYIVMDGGFRRGTDVIKGLAMGADAIGLGRPILYALAAGEAQGVRDLIACLQEEMRRTMVMLGAQSPRDLGPECLIKL; this is encoded by the coding sequence ATGACCTTAGGCGAGATTTACACCAAGGGCGAACAGGATCTCATGTCCCGTGAGTTGGGCTTTGCATTGGGATCGGTGGAGACCGGTTGGGTGGGGGCCAACAACCGGGCCGTATTCGACCGCTGGGCCTTGCGCCAAAAGGCTATCAACGCTCCTCCCAGCGCCGAGACATCGGTGAATTTCTTGGGTGTGGATATCTCCGCGCCGGTGGTGATGAGCGCCATCACCATGCCCATCCCCGGTATTTGCGAGGACGGCCTCTTGAAGGTGGCCCAGGGCCTGGCCGAGGCCGGAAGCGTGATGTGGACCGGCACCCCCATTCCCCAGGACCTGCAAGGCCTCCTGGCCACCGGAGTGCCGCTAATCGCGTCGGTGAAGCCCTACGAGGACCGCGACAGGCTGAAAGCCGACGTGGAGAAGATCACCGCGGAAGGCGTGGGCATGATATCGCTGGAGATCGACGCGGCCATGGGCACCAAGATCCAGGACAAGCCCATGGCCACCGGCTGCGCCCCCCTTAGCTTTGCCGAGCTGCAAGAGCTGCGCGGGCTGATCAAAGGCAAGATGATCGCCAAGGGGGTGCTCTCGGTGCCTGACGCCCAGTTGTGCGTACAGGCCGGGGTGGACGCGGTGGTGCTCAGCAACCACGGGGCCCACACCATAGACTATTTGCCCCATCCCTTGCAGGTGGCCCAAGAGGTGGTCGCGGCCATCGACGGCCGGGCCTACATCGTCATGGACGGCGGCTTCCGACGGGGCACGGACGTCATCAAGGGTCTGGCTATGGGCGCGGACGCCATCGGCCTGGGACGCCCCATACTCTACGCATTGGCCGCCGGCGAGGCCCAAGGGGTGCGGGATTTGATTGCCTGCCTCCAGGAAGAGATGCGGCGTACCATGGTGATGCTGGGGGCCCAGAGCCCCCGCGACCTGGGCCCGGAGTGCCTGATCAAGCTGTGA
- a CDS encoding glycosyltransferase family 2 protein, whose translation MPAEPSLSVVSPFFNNEAVLARVIRQMADTLDQQFGDDWEFILVNDGSVDGSLQIARETISKLGCPRIRLMSLPWNHGRGRAIKTGIDAARGKIIVTTEADGSWGRDIVRELYDAICADPALHCVVASVHLPGGGLVNVPRHRVLLTIVGNWIIRKVFLPEISMNTGMTRAYRREVIQPLVTNENGKEFHLEVLLKLSALGFRISEIPATITWAPSPAKAPGRTRHKSSTKIMKTINTHLRFVAIANPIRNFAWMALCCFLASIFFLGWAVINLIIGDVAIYLGLVALFLMLFALVLMGFSICFCQFKEILSSSWMAAYRQGRPPSSAPAKEIFFNRED comes from the coding sequence ATGCCTGCAGAGCCCAGCCTGAGCGTCGTGTCCCCCTTTTTCAACAATGAAGCCGTATTGGCGCGGGTGATCCGCCAGATGGCGGACACCCTGGACCAACAGTTCGGCGATGATTGGGAATTCATACTGGTCAACGACGGCTCGGTGGACGGCTCCCTGCAAATTGCCCGGGAGACGATTAGTAAACTGGGATGCCCCAGAATAAGGCTCATGTCTCTGCCTTGGAACCACGGGAGAGGCCGGGCCATAAAAACGGGGATTGACGCTGCCAGGGGCAAGATCATCGTGACCACCGAGGCCGACGGATCTTGGGGCAGGGACATCGTGCGAGAGCTCTACGATGCGATCTGTGCCGATCCGGCCCTGCATTGCGTGGTGGCTTCGGTTCACCTTCCCGGAGGCGGCTTGGTCAATGTGCCCCGGCACAGGGTGCTGTTGACCATCGTGGGCAACTGGATTATCAGGAAGGTCTTCCTGCCCGAGATATCCATGAACACGGGCATGACCCGAGCCTATCGGCGGGAGGTTATCCAGCCGCTGGTCACCAATGAGAACGGCAAGGAGTTTCATTTGGAGGTGTTGTTGAAACTCTCGGCCTTGGGTTTTCGCATCTCCGAGATTCCCGCGACCATTACCTGGGCGCCCAGCCCCGCGAAAGCTCCCGGCCGGACGCGCCACAAATCGTCCACCAAAATCATGAAAACCATTAACACTCACCTTCGGTTCGTGGCCATAGCCAATCCCATCAGGAATTTTGCCTGGATGGCCCTGTGTTGTTTTTTGGCCAGCATTTTCTTTTTAGGGTGGGCGGTCATCAACCTGATTATCGGCGACGTGGCCATCTACCTCGGATTGGTGGCGCTTTTCCTGATGCTCTTTGCTTTAGTGTTGATGGGCTTTTCGATATGCTTCTGTCAGTTCAAAGAAATCCTATCTTCATCCTGGATGGCGGCCTACAGGCAGGGCCGGCCCCCTTCATCCGCGCCTGCAAAGGAAATTTTTTTTAATCGAGAGGATTAA
- a CDS encoding flavin reductase family protein — protein MREGLFPLPVTFISTMSPDGVRNVAPWSCIMPVLRPLDLICLASAKKRDTLANIRATNQFVVNMAGAQMQDKVIPTAKNVPPEIDEFELAGLDEKPSHVVSPPGVAGCYAWMECECVQLYEEDKHVLITGKVLHLEVRDDVLDGEGNLDVAKAKPLIMTGKKGVMNYCTAVDLGSQESFAAMFTDGADPFGGKYR, from the coding sequence ATGAGAGAAGGACTGTTTCCCCTGCCCGTGACCTTCATCTCCACCATGAGCCCCGATGGCGTGCGCAACGTGGCTCCCTGGTCCTGCATCATGCCGGTGCTGCGTCCCCTGGACTTGATCTGCCTGGCCTCGGCCAAGAAACGCGACACCTTGGCCAACATCCGCGCCACCAACCAGTTCGTGGTGAACATGGCGGGTGCGCAAATGCAGGACAAGGTCATTCCCACGGCCAAGAACGTGCCGCCGGAGATAGATGAGTTCGAGTTGGCCGGGCTGGACGAAAAACCCTCCCACGTGGTCAGCCCTCCGGGGGTGGCGGGATGCTATGCCTGGATGGAGTGCGAGTGCGTGCAGCTCTACGAGGAGGACAAGCACGTGCTCATCACCGGCAAGGTGCTGCACCTGGAAGTGCGGGACGACGTCCTGGACGGGGAAGGAAACCTTGACGTGGCCAAGGCCAAACCTCTGATCATGACCGGCAAGAAAGGGGTGATGAACTACTGCACCGCTGTGGATCTCGGCAGCCAGGAGTCTTTTGCCGCGATGTTCACCGATGGTGCGGACCCCTTTGGCGGCAAGTATCGCTAG
- a CDS encoding DUF4037 domain-containing protein yields MHESASQNGLAIAKDYWLQWGHPWLAARHPQLLERIGVGLFSGSEVLGADDALSRDHGWGPRLEIFRSGQEGFSNEALQSEMTAAAPAEWEGFQNRYQFAPSIQVHNLAEYFGRNFPRRRLPESPLDWVCCDAKLPNLESHLHFVRHGAVFHDPAGILAEVRARLRTYPEDVWLLRMAQLCFDLAHYGEYNFCWRLVKRQDPVAAAMAVGSFQLAAMALSLVMDHDYAPYWKWLHHVFRSREFAARLDAHLLSMSTTLDYQSRAASIEAVCQLLMAELVERGILPPDLDDGSGLPLFFQARAYLLGRIGDPAVRALAG; encoded by the coding sequence ATGCATGAATCCGCATCTCAAAATGGTTTGGCCATCGCAAAGGACTACTGGCTGCAATGGGGCCACCCCTGGCTTGCCGCCAGGCATCCCCAGCTTCTCGAGCGGATCGGGGTCGGCCTCTTCAGCGGTTCGGAGGTGCTCGGGGCGGATGACGCCCTCTCCCGCGATCACGGCTGGGGCCCGCGTCTGGAGATTTTCCGCAGCGGGCAAGAGGGCTTCTCCAACGAGGCTCTGCAATCAGAAATGACAGCCGCCGCGCCCGCGGAATGGGAAGGCTTTCAAAACCGTTACCAGTTTGCGCCTTCCATCCAGGTCCATAATCTGGCGGAATATTTTGGCCGGAACTTCCCCCGCCGCCGCTTGCCGGAGTCGCCGCTGGATTGGGTCTGCTGCGATGCCAAACTGCCCAATCTGGAATCACATCTCCACTTTGTCCGCCACGGCGCCGTCTTCCACGACCCGGCGGGCATATTGGCCGAGGTGCGGGCCAGGCTGCGCACCTATCCCGAAGACGTCTGGCTGCTGCGCATGGCCCAGCTTTGCTTTGATCTCGCGCACTACGGCGAGTACAATTTCTGCTGGCGGTTGGTCAAGCGCCAAGACCCGGTGGCGGCGGCGATGGCGGTCGGCAGCTTCCAGCTTGCGGCGATGGCCCTCTCCCTGGTCATGGACCACGACTACGCGCCCTACTGGAAGTGGCTTCACCACGTCTTTCGGTCGCGCGAATTCGCCGCCCGACTCGATGCCCATCTCCTGAGCATGTCCACGACTCTCGATTACCAGAGCCGCGCGGCGTCCATCGAAGCGGTGTGCCAGTTGCTCATGGCGGAGTTGGTCGAGCGCGGCATCCTGCCGCCCGACCTGGATGACGGCTCCGGCCTTCCCCTCTTTTTTCAGGCGCGGGCCTATCTGCTCGGCCGCATTGGCGACCCGGCCGTTAGGGCCTTGGCCGGGTAA
- the wecB gene encoding non-hydrolyzing UDP-N-acetylglucosamine 2-epimerase, producing MGKSKKSIHLVAAARPNFMKIAPLYLALKDQDWADPKIVHTGQHYDVNMSEDFFKDLGMPAPQVHLGVGSGSHAEQTGHTLIAYEKVLLEQRPDLVVVVGDVNATVAAALAAAKLGLKVAHLEAGLRSFDRTMPEEINRVVTDALADLLWTPSADGDANLAREGVGGQVRRVGNIMIDSLELMRPQIEKLQPADDLRRIKEPYGVVTLHRPLNVDDPAKLGLICETLASVSQTMPLIFSVHPRTRKRLEDGGLFDSLANRPGLHLSEPLSYLPFMSLLWRSSVVITDSGGLQEETTYLRIPCFTLRPNTERPITIEQGSNRLCTPEELGALVAESLESPRPEKPLPELWDGKTAARVVESIKAFLRQN from the coding sequence ATGGGCAAATCAAAAAAATCTATTCACCTGGTGGCAGCGGCCAGGCCCAACTTCATGAAGATCGCGCCTCTTTATCTGGCCCTGAAAGACCAGGATTGGGCCGATCCGAAGATCGTCCACACCGGCCAACATTATGACGTCAACATGTCGGAGGACTTTTTCAAGGATCTGGGGATGCCCGCACCCCAGGTTCATCTGGGAGTGGGGAGTGGCAGCCACGCCGAACAGACCGGCCACACCTTGATCGCCTATGAAAAGGTGCTTTTGGAGCAGCGGCCCGACTTGGTGGTGGTGGTCGGCGATGTCAATGCCACCGTGGCGGCGGCGCTGGCCGCGGCAAAGCTCGGCCTGAAAGTGGCTCATTTGGAAGCGGGCCTGCGCTCCTTTGACCGCACCATGCCGGAAGAGATAAACAGGGTGGTGACCGACGCCTTGGCCGATCTTCTATGGACGCCGTCGGCGGATGGGGACGCCAATCTCGCCCGCGAAGGGGTCGGCGGGCAGGTGCGGCGGGTCGGCAACATCATGATCGATTCGCTCGAGCTTATGAGGCCGCAAATTGAAAAATTGCAACCCGCGGATGATTTGAGGCGCATCAAGGAACCTTACGGCGTCGTAACCTTGCATCGGCCGCTAAACGTCGATGACCCGGCAAAGTTGGGGTTGATTTGCGAGACCTTGGCTTCGGTCTCCCAAACCATGCCCCTGATCTTTTCGGTGCACCCCAGAACCCGCAAGCGGCTGGAAGACGGCGGTCTTTTCGATTCTCTAGCCAACCGCCCCGGCCTGCATCTGTCTGAGCCTCTGAGCTACTTGCCTTTCATGAGCCTGTTGTGGCGCTCATCGGTGGTGATAACCGATTCAGGCGGTCTGCAGGAGGAGACAACCTACTTGAGGATCCCCTGCTTCACCCTGCGGCCCAACACCGAGCGCCCCATAACCATAGAGCAGGGGAGCAACAGGCTCTGCACTCCGGAAGAACTGGGAGCATTGGTCGCGGAATCCCTCGAGAGCCCCCGTCCCGAAAAGCCTCTGCCGGAATTATGGGACGGTAAAACCGCCGCCAGGGTCGTGGAGTCCATCAAAGCCTTTTTGCGGCAAAACTGA